In the genome of Arachis hypogaea cultivar Tifrunner chromosome 9, arahy.Tifrunner.gnm2.J5K5, whole genome shotgun sequence, the window TAACCTCCAAAGAACTTGTTGTCCTGTTATTTAGGATTGTGGATAGTGAACCCACTAGCTGATTTCCATGCAAGTCTAAGGAAGATAACCCTTCTGGTGCTTTCATTTGAGAAATGTCAAACTTCAATTGGTTGTTTGAGAGCTTAACCATTTGTAAGCTAGACATGTTTGTGAAGAAATTTGAAATGCCACCAACTAGGTAATTGTCTGATAGGTCTATGGAGTTCAAAGAGTCAGGTCTATTGAAATGTGGGAGAGCTCCCTTCAATTTACACCCTGCTAAATGGACATCTTTGAGCTGCTTGGTTCTGATCCAATCAGGAATACTTCCAAGGCTGAGATTATTGTAAGATAGGTCTATGGACAAAAGGGAAGGGATTCCCTTAGGAGGGATAGCTGGTAAGGGATCAGATAGGCCATTTCTTGATAAATTAAGGTACCAAATGTTCTGCAATCTTGATATGGATAGTGGAACATGTCCTGTGAGCTGGTTACTGCTGAGCTGAAGAGTTGTTAAGGATTTCAGGCTTCCAAATTGGTCTGGAATGATCCCTGTGAGGTTGTTAAAGCTCAAGGACAAATCTAAAAGATTGACAAGGCTGAACAAGGACACTGGAATTCTTCCTGCTAGTTGGTTATTAGACAGGTCTATATAAGTCAAGTTTTTGAACTCACCTATACAATCCGGGATAGACCCGGATAGCAAATTGTAGCTAAGATCAAGGTATTGCATGTTCCTAAGGGGTTTGAAACTCAAGGGTATAGGACCTGACAAGAGATTTCTTGCCAAATTGATCTGGACAAGGTTTCTCAGACTCCCTAGTGTTGGAGGGATTTGCCCCTTGAGATGGTTTCCACTAAGTGAAAGTGTCTGCAGCAATGATAAACGGCCTAAACTGGGAGGAATGTAACCTCCAAGAGAATTGTCTTCGAGAACTAGCTGCGTAAGGCGGGTTAAATTCGATAAGCTAGGAGGAATTGGTCCAGTAATATGCTTCATTCCACTGATAATCAATACCTCTAGAAAGTGCAAATTGCCTAATGAAGGAGACAGAGTTCCCTTCATGAATGTGTCACTATCTCTTTCAGGCCTCTGTATCTGCAGCACATTGACTCGCCCCGTCGAAGGATTGCATTGAACTCCTTCCCAACCGCCATCACAGCAGTCTTTTCCGGTCCATGAAGACAGTGTCTCTGTTGTGTCCTGCAGTATCCCTGCTTTGAATCTGAGCAGAGAAGCTCTATCTTCTTCTGAACAGATTGGTGAAGGTTCCTCTGCAGCAATTTTTGAGAACTGGCTGAGGATTGAAAGTATGAGAACAAGGTTGAGACCCCA includes:
- the LOC112712277 gene encoding uncharacterized protein, with protein sequence MRFWVWGLNLVLILSILSQFSKIAAEEPSPICSEEDRASLLRFKAGILQDTTETLSSWTGKDCCDGGWEGVQCNPSTGRVNVLQIQRPERDSDTFMKGTLSPSLGNLHFLEVLIISGMKHITGPIPPSLSNLTRLTQLVLEDNSLGGYIPPSLGRLSLLQTLSLSGNHLKGQIPPTLGSLRNLVQINLARNLLSGPIPLSFKPLRNMQYLDLSYNLLSGSIPDCIGEFKNLTYIDLSNNQLAGRIPVSLFSLVNLLDLSLSFNNLTGIIPDQFGSLKSLTTLQLSSNQLTGHVPLSISRLQNIWYLNLSRNGLSDPLPAIPPKGIPSLLSIDLSYNNLSLGSIPDWIRTKQLKDVHLAGCKLKGALPHFNRPDSLNSIDLSDNYLVGGISNFFTNMSSLQMVKLSNNQLKFDISQMKAPEGLSSLDLHGNQLVGSLSTILNNRTTSSLEVIDVSNNFISGRIPEFIEGSSLKVLNLGCNQISGSLPVSISNLMELERLDISRNHISGSIPTGLGQLVKLQWLDISINGLTGQIPSSLSQISNLKHANFRANRLCGEIPQTRPFNIFPPVAYAHNSCLCGKPLQPCKGNLQKKIGQ